From the genome of Streptomyces sp. JH34:
CGCCTTCAGCTTCTTCGTGAGGGTCGCGTCGTACGGCGGGACCCAGCCCTCGAGGATCTTCGAGCCGACGGTGGTCGGCATGTCCTGCGTGGTGAAGATGTCCTTGAGCGCGAGCGGGACGCCGGCCAGCGGGCCGAGCTTCTCGCCCGCCTCACGCTTGGCGTCGACGGCACGGGCCTGCGCGAGCGCGCCCTCGCGGTCGATGTGCAGGAAGGCGTGGACCTTCTCGTCGATGGCCTCGATCCGGGCCAGGTGGGCCTCGGTGACCTCGACGGCCGTCAGCTCGCCGGAGGCGATCTTCGCGGCGATCTCAGCCGCGGTGAGCTTGATGATGGTGCTGATGTCCGTCATGGCTGTTAGTCCTCCCCCAGGATCTGCGGCACCTTGAAACGCTGCTGCTCCTGGGCCGGGGCGCCGGAGAGCGCCTGCTCGGGGGTGAGCGACGGACGGACCTCGTCCGCCCGCATGACGTTGGTCAGCGGCAGCGGGTGGGAGGTCGGCGGTACGTCTTGGTCGGCGACCTCGGAGACGCGGGCGACCGCGCCGATGATGTCGTCGAGCTGACCGGCGAAGTGCTCGAGCTCTTCGCCCTTCAGCTCCAGACGCGCCAGCCGGGCGAGGTGGGCGACCTCCTCGCGCGTGATGCCAGGCATGCAGCGATCCTCAGGGGTTGGTGTGTGGTTTTGGCCCAATCCTATGGGGTCTCCGGACACCTCTGCGGCGGACGGATCGAGCCCGGCTGCTGATTGAGGACAAATAGGGCAGGACTGTCACCGGCCGTGACCTGGGAGCCGTGCCGTCCGGACCGCCGAGGGCCTCAGGCCGTGGCCGGTCCGGGATTGAACGCGTGCGTCGAACTGGGCGCCGGCTCGGGTGCCGCCGCCTGCGCGGCCGCGGCCTCCAGCTCCGACGGCCTCCGCCATCCGTGCTCGCCCCGGGCACGCAGCCAGGCCGTCGCCTCCTGCGGCGGCATGGCCGCCGCGACGAGCCACCCCTGCACCGCGTCGCAGCGCAGGTCCCGCAGCCGCTCCCAGGTCTCGTCGTCCTCGACACCCTCGGCGACGACGATCAGCCCCAGCGAGTGGGCCAGGTCGATGGTGCAGCGGACGATCTCGGCGTCCTCGTTGTCCACGGCCAGCCGCGCCACGAACGACCGGTCGATCTTGAGCTCGCTGACCGGCAGTCTGCGCAGGTGTACGAGGGAGGAGTAGCCGGTGCCGAAGTCGTCGAGGGACATCTTCACCCCGTGCCCGGTGAGTCCCGCCAGGGTGTCGGCGGCCCGCTGGGGGTCCTCCAGCAGGACGTGCTCGGTGATCTCCAGTTGCAGCGCGCCGGCCGGGACACCGTGCCGGGCGAGCCGCGCGGCGACGCTGCCCGCGAAGCCCGGGGTGTGGACGTCGCGCG
Proteins encoded in this window:
- the gatC gene encoding Asp-tRNA(Asn)/Glu-tRNA(Gln) amidotransferase subunit GatC yields the protein MPGITREEVAHLARLARLELKGEELEHFAGQLDDIIGAVARVSEVADQDVPPTSHPLPLTNVMRADEVRPSLTPEQALSGAPAQEQQRFKVPQILGED